The following coding sequences lie in one Alicyclobacillus curvatus genomic window:
- a CDS encoding AbrB/MazE/SpoVT family DNA-binding domain-containing protein gives MKSTGIVRKVDELGRVVIPIELRRTLGIGEKDALEIYVDGDRIILKKYEPACIFCGQADEIIHFKGKNICPACIAEMSS, from the coding sequence GTGAAATCAACGGGTATTGTGCGAAAAGTAGACGAATTGGGTCGGGTAGTTATCCCTATCGAGCTGCGCCGTACACTAGGCATCGGTGAGAAAGACGCGTTGGAGATTTACGTCGATGGCGACCGCATCATCCTCAAGAAGTACGAGCCAGCTTGTATCTTTTGCGGCCAGGCGGATGAAATCATCCATTTCAAAGGCAAGAATATTTGCCCTGCCTGTATCGCAGAAATGAGCTCGTGA
- the rsmI gene encoding 16S rRNA (cytidine(1402)-2'-O)-methyltransferase: protein MKLQQSFAAEGPKLYICSTPIGNLDDITPRLIDTLRTVDVLAAEDTRQTRKLLTRYDIHVRELVSYHEHNAMYRRDWLQRQWSLGKTVALVSDAGTPIVSDPGDDAVQLAIEAGVPVIPIPGPSAVLAALVGSGLPPAPFTFVGFLPRSEKESREALIRYGKLPWTFIFYEAPHRLQKTLTQVAALWPKRQIALAKELTKRHETFVYGTAAEVCEFMAKEPPRGEYVVVIGPIDEADTSSDSDFLCTEKVDALSLEEAVQAVRELMGRGTSHKEAVRKIAEDNGLRRKDLYDSTL from the coding sequence CTGAAGCTACAACAGAGTTTTGCAGCTGAGGGTCCGAAACTATACATATGCAGCACACCGATTGGCAACCTTGACGACATCACTCCACGTCTCATTGATACCCTGCGGACTGTTGATGTGCTTGCTGCTGAGGATACAAGACAAACGCGCAAGTTGCTTACACGCTATGACATCCATGTGCGAGAACTCGTCAGCTATCATGAACACAACGCTATGTATCGTCGCGACTGGTTGCAGCGGCAGTGGAGTCTCGGAAAAACGGTAGCTCTGGTGTCCGACGCAGGGACGCCGATTGTTTCAGATCCTGGTGACGACGCAGTGCAACTGGCGATTGAAGCTGGGGTTCCGGTGATTCCAATTCCTGGACCGAGTGCCGTGCTTGCTGCTTTGGTAGGGAGCGGCTTACCGCCGGCACCATTTACCTTCGTTGGCTTTCTGCCAAGAAGCGAGAAGGAAAGTCGTGAGGCACTTATACGATATGGGAAACTTCCCTGGACATTCATCTTTTACGAGGCACCGCACCGGTTACAAAAGACCTTGACCCAGGTAGCTGCACTCTGGCCAAAGCGGCAGATTGCCCTCGCGAAAGAACTGACGAAGCGGCATGAGACGTTTGTTTACGGGACGGCAGCAGAGGTCTGCGAGTTCATGGCGAAGGAGCCGCCAAGAGGCGAATACGTCGTCGTCATCGGACCGATTGACGAGGCAGACACAAGTTCTGACTCTGATTTCTTGTGTACGGAAAAAGTGGACGCGCTATCTTTAGAGGAAGCCGTACAGGCGGTGCGAGAATTGATGGGGCGAGGCACCTCCCACAAGGAGGCTGTTCGAAAAATAGCGGAGGACAACGGACTGCGGCGAAAAGATTTATACGACAGCACGTTGTAG
- a CDS encoding DNA replication initiation control protein YabA, translated as MEKQSLFVQVANMEERIGELYVELGTLKQKIQELIEENQRLEQETERLRLAAKGMSLEKGSEGIDNLTRIYQEGFHICNVKYGSLRTEGECLFCLSFLNK; from the coding sequence ATGGAAAAACAGTCGTTGTTCGTACAGGTCGCGAATATGGAAGAGCGGATCGGAGAATTGTACGTAGAGTTAGGCACCCTCAAGCAGAAGATTCAAGAACTGATTGAAGAGAATCAGCGCCTTGAACAGGAAACAGAGCGACTCCGTCTTGCTGCAAAAGGCATGTCGCTCGAAAAGGGCAGTGAAGGGATAGATAACCTGACTCGGATTTACCAGGAAGGCTTTCATATTTGTAATGTGAAGTACGGTAGTCTTCGGACTGAAGGAGAATGCCTGTTTTGCCTGTCGTTCTTGAACAAGTAA
- a CDS encoding stage 0 sporulation family protein, protein MYSVVGVRFKPAGKIYYFDPGKLPIERNDHVIVETARGIEYGTVVLGRREVTEAEVVLPLKQVMRVADDDDALVVGDNAEKAKEATAVFKEKVRSHDLEMKLVDAEYTFDRNKLIFYFTADGRVDFRELVKDLAAVFRVRIELRQIGVRDEAKMLGGIGPCGRLLCCSTWMGEFDPVSIRMAKDQSLSLNPTKISGLCGRLMCCLKFENDVYQDEGVSL, encoded by the coding sequence TTGTATAGCGTCGTAGGCGTCCGGTTTAAACCGGCCGGTAAGATTTACTACTTCGACCCCGGAAAGCTGCCTATCGAACGCAATGACCATGTAATTGTGGAAACTGCGCGAGGCATTGAGTATGGGACCGTTGTACTCGGCAGACGCGAAGTCACGGAAGCAGAAGTCGTATTGCCTTTGAAGCAGGTGATGCGGGTTGCTGATGATGACGATGCGTTGGTCGTCGGGGATAACGCCGAAAAGGCCAAGGAAGCTACCGCCGTGTTCAAGGAAAAGGTAAGGTCGCATGACCTGGAAATGAAATTGGTTGATGCGGAATATACCTTCGACAGGAACAAGCTCATCTTCTATTTTACGGCGGATGGTCGAGTGGACTTCCGAGAATTGGTCAAGGATTTGGCTGCCGTTTTCCGGGTGCGCATTGAACTGCGCCAGATTGGCGTCAGGGATGAAGCAAAGATGCTCGGCGGCATTGGTCCTTGCGGTCGACTCCTGTGCTGCAGTACTTGGATGGGTGAGTTCGATCCGGTCTCCATTCGGATGGCGAAGGATCAAAGCCTGTCGCTGAATCCGACAAAAATATCTGGTCTTTGCGGTCGTCTGATGTGTTGCTTGAAGTTTGAGAATGACGTCTATCAGGATGAGGGTGTATCGTTGTAG
- a CDS encoding cyclic-di-AMP receptor: protein MKMVIAIVQDKDSPKLAQNLVNAGVRATKLASTGGFLHAGNTTFLIGTGEERVPEVLDLIKSSCRSREQVVTPMSPMGSQVESYVPYPVSVQVGGATVFVLDVEQFEQF, encoded by the coding sequence ATGAAAATGGTGATTGCGATAGTCCAAGACAAAGACAGTCCAAAATTAGCCCAGAATCTCGTCAACGCCGGAGTGCGGGCGACCAAATTGGCCAGTACTGGCGGGTTTCTGCATGCAGGGAATACCACATTCTTGATTGGTACCGGTGAAGAGCGTGTGCCGGAAGTGCTTGACCTGATTAAATCTAGCTGCAGGTCGCGCGAGCAAGTTGTGACACCGATGTCACCAATGGGAAGTCAAGTGGAGTCCTACGTGCCCTATCCAGTGAGCGTACAGGTTGGCGGAGCTACAGTATTCGTGCTCGACGTCGAGCAGTTCGAGCAGTTTTAG
- a CDS encoding dTMP kinase yields MFITFEGLDGAGKSTQIARLKERLSQLGIAVVMTREPGGTAIGDDLRKMLLDPGQTRLAQATEALLYAASRAQLLYEVIRPALDKGALVICDRYVDASIAYQGAGLGLGEESVARVNAFATGGLTPDLTLLMDLPVQTSQSRVAQSLRNEGPDRIEQRDGAYFERVRAAFIRIAEKEADRVVVLDASETPEVLEQEIWHHVSKRLNIITGEK; encoded by the coding sequence TTGTTTATCACATTTGAAGGACTTGACGGAGCGGGCAAAAGTACGCAGATAGCCCGATTGAAGGAACGTCTTAGCCAACTCGGGATTGCTGTGGTCATGACGAGGGAACCAGGAGGTACCGCGATTGGAGATGACTTGCGCAAAATGTTGCTTGACCCAGGCCAGACACGTCTCGCACAAGCAACCGAGGCACTCCTTTACGCTGCGTCCCGGGCGCAGTTGCTCTACGAAGTGATAAGGCCGGCGCTTGACAAAGGAGCTTTGGTGATTTGTGACCGCTATGTCGATGCGAGCATCGCCTATCAAGGAGCGGGGCTGGGGCTTGGCGAAGAAAGTGTCGCACGTGTTAACGCATTTGCGACCGGCGGGTTGACACCAGATTTGACGCTTCTCATGGACCTCCCTGTGCAGACAAGTCAATCACGCGTTGCACAGAGCTTGCGAAATGAGGGGCCAGACAGGATTGAACAACGTGATGGAGCGTATTTCGAGCGGGTGCGGGCAGCCTTTATAAGGATTGCTGAGAAGGAAGCGGACAGAGTCGTGGTTCTTGACGCCAGCGAGACCCCTGAGGTGCTGGAGCAGGAGATTTGGCACCACGTCTCGAAACGTTTGAATATAATAACTGGGGAAAAGTAG
- a CDS encoding aminotransferase class I/II-fold pyridoxal phosphate-dependent enzyme, whose protein sequence is MHIDVQARRAQWPREETPIVTALIEMSARHRVSLHVPGHKQGRLFPAPLSAWLGQSLKIDLTELPGLDNLHQPEGCIRESARLAANYYGAAKTLYSVNGSSAGVMAAVLGCASGRRILVAGGFHQSLWKGLVLAGATPVMLPTSFDWANMEVTVPTPADVAAALAANKDVAAVFVTSPTYTGRIADVRGIAEVAHAHSIPLIVDEAHGAHLGIVSEMPEHSVSEGADVVIQSVHKMLPGLTQTAWVHLQGPYADYDNLQSALLMLQTTSPSYLLLASLDAAQAWLRLEAKQTIEASLETMSRYPELRVDPSRDPFRKWIPTGSLDLSRDIAGTLEQKGVMVEYADALGVLLILSLEVEVRDIERFVPLLRKRLSGHPVAQPSVLQQELKTLYETQPDTVLAPRAVEFAKHERVHLCEARGRIAGRSIAPYPPGVPVVHPGQILSEELITGLLWLQNSGYGTVGLAADSTIEVVCERR, encoded by the coding sequence ATGCATATCGATGTTCAAGCAAGGAGGGCGCAGTGGCCAAGGGAAGAGACACCCATTGTCACTGCGCTCATCGAAATGTCTGCACGGCACCGCGTGTCTTTGCATGTCCCTGGTCACAAGCAGGGCAGGTTGTTTCCTGCACCGCTCTCAGCTTGGTTGGGCCAGTCACTGAAGATAGATTTGACCGAGCTCCCCGGCCTTGACAACCTGCATCAGCCGGAAGGGTGCATCCGCGAGTCAGCCAGGCTTGCGGCCAATTACTATGGGGCGGCAAAGACGCTGTACTCTGTGAACGGGTCATCTGCAGGGGTCATGGCTGCCGTTCTGGGCTGCGCAAGTGGCAGGCGGATTTTGGTTGCTGGCGGGTTTCACCAGAGCCTGTGGAAAGGACTCGTCCTCGCAGGAGCTACACCTGTGATGTTGCCGACGTCTTTTGACTGGGCAAACATGGAGGTAACGGTTCCGACACCAGCAGACGTCGCCGCTGCACTTGCAGCGAACAAGGATGTCGCTGCCGTGTTCGTGACCTCCCCGACGTATACCGGACGGATTGCAGATGTGCGTGGCATTGCAGAAGTGGCGCATGCGCATTCGATTCCGTTGATTGTCGATGAAGCTCACGGTGCTCATCTCGGAATTGTCTCGGAAATGCCTGAACACAGCGTTTCAGAGGGGGCAGATGTCGTCATCCAAAGTGTGCACAAAATGCTTCCCGGCTTGACTCAAACTGCGTGGGTTCACCTACAGGGCCCATACGCAGATTACGATAACCTGCAAAGCGCACTCCTGATGCTGCAGACAACAAGCCCTTCGTATTTGCTGCTGGCATCACTCGATGCCGCCCAGGCGTGGCTTCGCCTTGAAGCAAAACAGACCATTGAGGCATCACTGGAAACAATGAGCAGATATCCGGAATTGCGGGTCGACCCCTCTCGCGATCCGTTTCGGAAATGGATCCCGACTGGTTCTTTGGACCTCAGCCGCGACATTGCAGGGACACTTGAACAAAAGGGCGTCATGGTGGAATATGCGGACGCGCTTGGGGTGCTGTTGATACTGAGTCTCGAAGTTGAGGTACGCGACATCGAACGCTTTGTCCCACTGCTGCGAAAGCGACTGTCAGGTCATCCAGTTGCGCAGCCAAGTGTTTTGCAACAGGAGTTGAAAACCCTCTACGAAACGCAGCCAGACACCGTACTTGCACCCCGTGCAGTAGAATTCGCCAAACATGAGCGGGTGCATCTTTGCGAGGCAAGAGGTAGAATTGCAGGACGAAGTATTGCACCGTATCCCCCTGGCGTACCCGTTGTCCATCCGGGTCAAATCCTGAGTGAGGAACTCATCACCGGGCTTTTGTGGCTGCAAAATTCAGGGTATGGGACAGTGGGGCTCGCGGCTGACAGCACGATTGAGGTTGTCTGCGAACGACGGTGA
- a CDS encoding NAD-dependent malic enzyme — MAIQTNGLSLILRLKIGAQAAFSEVTRAIGEAGGDIIAVDIIHVGKNSVIRDVTVNVHNEDHREEVVRALGKRSGIEVINVSDRTFLVHLGGKIEVQGKMPVKNRDDLSRVYTPGVARVCEAIHEDPSKAFQLTIKRNTVAVVTDGTAVLGLGDIGPAAAMPVMEGKAMLFKQFAGVDAFPICLDTKDPDEIVQIVKAIAPGFGGINLEDISSPRCFEIEERLRKELDIPVFHDDQHGTAVVLLAGLLNAIQIVGKKMSDLRVVVTGIGAAGIASTKILQAAGVTNIVGVDRHGIIEAGKSYENPMWDWYAKHSNPEGRTGTLADAIEGADVFIGVSGPGVLKVEHLKAMNRDPIVFAMANPVPEIAPEDAEPYVRIIATGRSDYPNQINNVLCFPGIFAGALRSRASDINEEMKLAAAKAIAGCIPRDQLNEQYIIPSVFNADVVKAVSQAVAEAAYASGVARRESPHAFHAF, encoded by the coding sequence GTGGCGATTCAGACCAATGGATTAAGCTTGATTCTCCGTCTTAAGATTGGAGCGCAAGCGGCTTTCAGTGAAGTCACACGTGCAATTGGAGAAGCCGGCGGAGACATTATCGCTGTCGATATCATTCATGTTGGAAAAAACAGCGTCATTCGCGACGTAACTGTCAATGTCCACAACGAAGACCACCGCGAGGAAGTCGTCAGAGCACTCGGTAAGCGTTCTGGCATTGAGGTCATTAACGTATCTGACCGTACATTCCTGGTCCACCTCGGAGGCAAGATTGAGGTCCAGGGCAAGATGCCTGTGAAAAATCGCGATGACCTTTCGCGTGTCTACACCCCAGGGGTTGCACGCGTCTGTGAGGCCATACATGAAGACCCGAGCAAGGCTTTTCAACTGACCATCAAACGAAATACCGTGGCTGTCGTAACAGACGGTACGGCAGTACTCGGACTTGGTGATATCGGCCCGGCGGCCGCCATGCCCGTCATGGAAGGCAAAGCGATGCTGTTTAAGCAATTTGCCGGAGTGGACGCATTTCCGATTTGTTTGGACACGAAAGACCCAGACGAAATCGTGCAAATCGTCAAAGCAATTGCTCCGGGGTTTGGCGGCATCAACCTCGAAGATATCTCCTCGCCCCGATGCTTTGAAATCGAGGAACGGCTGCGCAAGGAGCTTGATATCCCTGTTTTTCACGATGACCAACACGGTACAGCCGTGGTCCTGCTCGCAGGTCTGCTCAACGCCATTCAGATTGTCGGGAAAAAGATGTCGGACCTCCGCGTCGTGGTGACTGGCATTGGCGCCGCTGGTATCGCCAGCACGAAAATCTTGCAAGCTGCTGGCGTGACCAACATTGTCGGTGTCGACAGGCACGGCATTATCGAGGCCGGAAAATCGTACGAGAACCCGATGTGGGACTGGTACGCAAAGCATTCCAATCCAGAAGGTCGGACAGGCACTCTTGCTGACGCCATCGAAGGCGCAGACGTGTTCATTGGCGTATCAGGCCCCGGTGTTCTGAAAGTGGAGCATTTGAAAGCGATGAATCGAGATCCCATCGTGTTTGCGATGGCAAACCCGGTTCCAGAAATTGCGCCGGAAGATGCCGAACCATACGTTCGCATCATTGCCACTGGCAGGTCAGATTACCCTAACCAAATCAACAACGTACTTTGCTTCCCTGGTATCTTTGCCGGAGCACTGCGTTCGCGAGCAAGCGATATCAACGAAGAAATGAAACTCGCAGCAGCAAAAGCCATCGCCGGGTGTATTCCGCGAGACCAGTTGAATGAGCAGTACATTATCCCAAGTGTGTTTAACGCTGACGTCGTCAAGGCCGTCAGTCAGGCAGTGGCGGAAGCCGCTTATGCCTCTGGCGTCGCGCGACGTGAGTCGCCGCACGCTTTTCACGCTTTTTAG
- a CDS encoding sigma factor G inhibitor Gin, translating into MAAEEACIVCGVSKSRGLHICGKFVCEECEREIVGTDVSDPRYAHYIECMKEIWLAAIS; encoded by the coding sequence GTGGCAGCAGAGGAAGCGTGCATCGTGTGTGGAGTCTCAAAATCTCGTGGCTTGCACATCTGCGGGAAGTTCGTCTGTGAAGAGTGCGAGCGAGAGATTGTCGGAACTGATGTGTCTGACCCACGCTATGCGCACTATATCGAATGCATGAAAGAGATCTGGTTGGCGGCCATTTCCTAA
- a CDS encoding manganese efflux pump, with product MWSSIAIVVAIAVASNLDNAGVGIAYGVRRVMISRLANGLIALISGVATYVAGVAGSLLVRYMPSQSAAYLGGGVVILVGLWILTEPLCTRRKRARSNTILTRILRDPLVADFDQSKHISLGEAAILGVALALNALAGGFDAGVVHIPVWLTALLVAAFSYILLGISADLGRRFAAERLGSKATVIAGILLLLIGIHQIL from the coding sequence ATGTGGTCCAGCATTGCCATTGTTGTTGCAATCGCCGTGGCTTCCAATTTAGACAACGCAGGAGTTGGCATTGCCTATGGTGTACGGCGTGTCATGATATCCAGACTGGCGAATGGGCTGATTGCACTCATCTCTGGCGTCGCTACATATGTGGCGGGAGTTGCAGGCAGTCTTTTGGTGCGTTACATGCCGTCGCAGTCAGCCGCATATCTGGGCGGCGGTGTCGTCATTCTGGTCGGACTCTGGATTTTGACGGAACCACTTTGCACCAGGCGTAAACGAGCCCGGTCCAATACAATTCTGACAAGAATTTTGCGCGATCCGTTGGTGGCAGATTTCGACCAATCCAAGCACATCAGTCTCGGAGAAGCGGCCATTCTCGGTGTCGCCCTTGCGCTGAACGCACTTGCTGGGGGATTTGATGCCGGAGTGGTGCATATCCCAGTTTGGCTGACGGCACTTCTCGTTGCGGCTTTTAGCTATATTCTACTGGGCATCAGCGCTGATTTGGGGCGACGGTTTGCCGCCGAGAGGCTTGGCAGCAAAGCGACAGTCATCGCCGGTATTCTGTTACTTCTCATTGGAATTCATCAGATTTTGTGA
- a CDS encoding polysaccharide biosynthesis protein, producing the protein MGKGNLTRGASVMVAMVTLAKVLGLIYIIPLTRIIHEEGLGIYGQAYNFYIILNTLSTSGFPTAMAKLISERLALKRYGDVEQMYRLTIRIVFVLGVILFVVMWVGAPLYSHLVALKEPAEGAEAMTMSIRALSFALLVVPVMSALRGYLQGFQEMEPSAYSQALEQFVRVIAIVVGAYVVVKQGGSIAAGAAAATFGAVVGALAGVLLLMAAVVPLRRSFLRQTRSSRTSESAKRTVHAMFQIGMPVSLGNLVIPFSGLVDSLTVQNMLMFSGYSFATATAAYGILSRQAMQLIQLPLAFAGALGVAILPALAESKALGDKRAIHTRITGTIRSMMFMTLPVAASLLVLAAPIDEIWAGNHKGAVIISSVCFMSIFSSLELISTFMLQGLGKMYRPVRNMMIGVGVKLVFNLILIPPFHILGAAIATTIGYIVSSTLNVLAVKKYGQVRFSVWRLTAPSTFATIFLCVTLAVGSWAGFHLGNVLTHAAFAVASIQIVVSIGLGGIVYVWLSIVFGAVSGPELARVPLVGRPLSRFAPSKAR; encoded by the coding sequence GTGGGCAAGGGCAACTTAACCCGTGGAGCATCTGTGATGGTGGCAATGGTCACGCTCGCCAAGGTGCTTGGGTTAATCTACATCATTCCGCTGACTCGAATTATTCATGAAGAAGGTCTTGGCATCTACGGTCAAGCCTATAACTTCTACATCATTCTCAATACGTTGTCCACATCTGGATTCCCAACGGCAATGGCAAAGCTCATCTCCGAACGACTGGCGCTCAAGCGCTACGGGGACGTTGAACAGATGTATCGTTTGACCATTCGCATTGTCTTTGTACTCGGTGTGATACTGTTTGTGGTCATGTGGGTTGGTGCCCCTTTGTACAGCCACCTGGTCGCGCTCAAGGAGCCGGCAGAAGGCGCTGAAGCCATGACCATGTCGATTCGTGCACTGTCTTTCGCACTCCTCGTGGTCCCAGTCATGAGCGCACTGCGCGGATACCTGCAGGGATTTCAAGAAATGGAGCCGTCGGCTTACTCACAGGCACTCGAGCAATTTGTGCGGGTGATTGCAATTGTCGTCGGAGCCTACGTGGTTGTGAAGCAAGGCGGGAGCATTGCAGCAGGCGCTGCAGCCGCAACTTTTGGAGCCGTTGTCGGAGCACTGGCGGGTGTACTGTTGCTCATGGCCGCTGTTGTTCCGCTGCGGAGAAGTTTTTTGCGTCAAACTCGGAGTTCAAGGACTTCCGAATCTGCAAAACGAACCGTGCACGCCATGTTTCAGATTGGCATGCCCGTCAGCCTAGGCAACCTGGTCATTCCTTTCTCCGGGTTGGTCGATTCACTGACTGTGCAAAACATGCTGATGTTTTCAGGATACTCGTTTGCCACTGCGACTGCCGCCTACGGGATTTTGTCGAGACAGGCGATGCAACTGATTCAATTGCCACTCGCCTTTGCTGGTGCACTGGGCGTCGCGATTTTGCCCGCACTTGCCGAATCAAAAGCACTCGGTGACAAACGCGCCATCCACACCAGAATCACCGGGACGATACGCTCCATGATGTTCATGACACTACCTGTTGCAGCTTCCCTGCTTGTGCTTGCGGCACCGATTGATGAAATCTGGGCTGGCAATCACAAAGGGGCTGTTATCATTTCCAGTGTTTGTTTTATGAGTATTTTCAGCAGTCTGGAACTCATCTCCACATTCATGTTGCAAGGACTTGGCAAAATGTATCGGCCGGTCCGCAATATGATGATTGGTGTGGGTGTGAAGCTGGTCTTTAACCTCATCCTGATACCGCCGTTTCATATCCTTGGTGCCGCGATTGCAACCACCATTGGTTACATCGTGTCCTCCACACTCAACGTCCTGGCCGTGAAAAAATACGGACAAGTCCGGTTCTCCGTATGGCGTCTCACCGCGCCTTCCACATTTGCAACCATTTTTCTCTGCGTGACGCTTGCAGTCGGCAGTTGGGCTGGCTTCCACCTAGGCAATGTACTCACACACGCTGCATTCGCTGTTGCCAGCATCCAGATCGTCGTCTCCATCGGCCTTGGCGGTATCGTCTATGTATGGTTGTCCATCGTGTTTGGTGCCGTCAGTGGACCCGAATTAGCAAGGGTACCGCTTGTTGGTCGTCCACTGTCCCGATTTGCACCGTCTAAAGCCCGATGA
- a CDS encoding pro-sigmaK processing inhibitor BofA family protein: MTQSHLLLYVGLFAIAGIALVQVFRHPGLVFWKLAKSAAIGCLFVFAVNWIGQYFHYHLPFNAFTALTAGFLGLPGVGMLVALNLWLYHT; encoded by the coding sequence ATGACGCAGAGTCACCTTTTGCTTTATGTGGGTCTCTTTGCAATTGCAGGGATTGCACTGGTACAAGTCTTCCGGCACCCGGGACTTGTCTTTTGGAAACTTGCAAAGAGCGCAGCGATTGGATGTTTGTTTGTTTTTGCAGTGAACTGGATTGGTCAGTACTTTCACTATCACTTACCGTTTAATGCTTTCACCGCGCTAACGGCAGGTTTCCTGGGGTTGCCCGGTGTCGGAATGCTCGTTGCCCTCAATCTGTGGCTATATCACACCTAA
- a CDS encoding YaaL family protein, whose protein sequence is MSREKTEPVSSSLLHEDEIHDFIAALRKSKRELEIARQQFENVIDPRLIDHVVFRLGAAERHFSYLLQLARQLHISVAGIRWDWAEDAHR, encoded by the coding sequence ATGTCAAGGGAGAAGACAGAGCCCGTGTCGAGCAGTCTTCTTCACGAGGATGAAATTCATGACTTCATCGCAGCTCTCCGAAAATCCAAGCGAGAGCTCGAAATTGCGAGACAGCAGTTCGAAAATGTGATTGACCCGAGGCTGATTGACCATGTTGTCTTTCGGCTTGGCGCTGCGGAGCGGCACTTCAGTTACCTGTTGCAACTTGCACGGCAACTCCACATTTCTGTGGCAGGCATACGTTGGGATTGGGCGGAAGACGCACACCGTTGA
- the recR gene encoding recombination protein RecR translates to MWGYPEPIGRLVEQFMKLPSIGPKTATRLAFHVLSMSDEDVAGFAKALHDVKHKLTECTVCCNITEQSPCSICADTSRDTKVLCVVQDPKDVMAMERTHEFNGKYHVLHGAISPMEGIGPNDVRIRELVQRIGTSDEIHELIIATNPNVEGEATAMYISRLLKPFPIQVTRIAHGLPVGGDLEYADEVTLAKALEGRREI, encoded by the coding sequence ATGTGGGGTTATCCAGAGCCGATTGGCCGTCTTGTAGAGCAGTTTATGAAGCTTCCAAGCATCGGGCCAAAGACTGCGACGCGTCTCGCCTTCCATGTTCTGTCCATGTCAGATGAGGACGTCGCTGGATTTGCCAAAGCCTTGCATGACGTCAAGCACAAACTCACCGAATGCACGGTTTGCTGCAACATTACGGAACAAAGTCCCTGTTCGATTTGTGCCGACACTTCGAGAGACACCAAGGTGCTGTGTGTTGTCCAGGACCCGAAAGATGTGATGGCCATGGAGCGTACACATGAGTTCAACGGTAAATATCACGTCCTCCACGGGGCAATTTCCCCGATGGAAGGGATTGGCCCAAACGACGTGCGTATTCGCGAGTTGGTACAGCGCATTGGCACAAGTGACGAGATTCACGAACTTATCATTGCGACAAATCCAAACGTAGAAGGCGAAGCCACCGCGATGTATATTTCGCGGCTCCTGAAGCCGTTCCCTATTCAAGTGACGCGCATTGCTCACGGGCTCCCTGTCGGTGGAGACCTCGAATATGCCGATGAAGTTACACTCGCCAAAGCTCTCGAGGGACGCCGCGAGATTTAG
- a CDS encoding YbaB/EbfC family nucleoid-associated protein codes for MKNMNQLMKQAKKMQDEIMKAQEALGEQTVEGTAGGGAVKVVMDGHKAVKEVQLDKDVVSPDDVEMLQDLILAALQDAVQKVDELTESQLGKYTRNMPGLF; via the coding sequence ATGAAAAATATGAATCAATTGATGAAACAAGCAAAGAAAATGCAGGACGAAATCATGAAGGCGCAGGAGGCCCTCGGAGAGCAGACGGTGGAAGGGACAGCAGGCGGTGGTGCGGTCAAAGTAGTGATGGACGGACATAAGGCAGTGAAAGAAGTCCAACTCGATAAGGATGTTGTGTCACCCGATGATGTAGAAATGTTGCAGGACTTGATTCTCGCAGCGCTGCAGGATGCTGTGCAAAAAGTCGACGAATTGACAGAGTCCCAACTAGGCAAGTACACCCGCAACATGCCTGGTTTGTTCTAG